From the genome of Abyssicoccus albus, one region includes:
- the rpsP gene encoding 30S ribosomal protein S16 produces MAVKLRLTRMGSKRNPYYRIVAADARAPRDGRIIEQIGDYNPVAKGTAEEVRIDEALALKWLGDGAQPTDTVRDILSKQGIMKKFHESKQSK; encoded by the coding sequence ATGGCAGTTAAACTAAGATTAACTCGTATGGGTTCTAAGCGTAACCCTTATTACCGTATCGTAGCAGCTGATGCTCGTGCACCTCGTGATGGTCGTATCATCGAACAAATCGGTGACTACAACCCAGTGGCTAAAGGTACAGCTGAAGAAGTTCGTATCGACGAAGCATTAGCACTTAAATGGTTAGGCGATGGTGCTCAACCGACAGATACAGTTCGTGATATCTTATCTAAACAAGGTATTATGAAGAAATTCCATGAATCTAAACAAAGTAAGTAA
- the ffh gene encoding signal recognition particle protein yields the protein MAFEGLSERLQSTIQQIKGKGKVTEADIKAMMREVRLALLEADVNFKVVKQFTQTVKERALGADVMESLTPGQQVIKIVQEELTHIMGDEQTKINMSQKPPTVVMMVGLQGAGKTTTAGKLALNMRKKHNKKPLLIAGDIYRPAAINQLKTVGKQIDIPVFSLGDQVSPVEIAKQGLQHAKEEHLDFVIIDTAGRLHIDGDLMEELSNIKELVNPDEIMLVVDAMTGQDAVNVAESFNDQLDITGVTLTKLDGDTRGGAALSIRAVTEKPIKFIGMSEKMDGLEPFHPERMASRILGMGDVMSLIEKAQGQIDEDKAKEMEQRMRKNEFSFNDFLTSMDQMQNMGGLETILGMFPGVNKKMLNNANFDERQIDYFKAIILSMTDEERDQPAIINPSRKKRIAKGSGRPLSEVNKLLKQFNEMKKMMKQFTGNKGKGKKGRKGNPFAGMNLPF from the coding sequence ATGGCATTTGAAGGATTAAGTGAACGCCTGCAATCAACGATTCAACAAATTAAAGGTAAAGGTAAAGTGACGGAAGCTGATATTAAAGCAATGATGCGTGAAGTACGCCTTGCATTATTAGAAGCGGATGTTAACTTTAAAGTAGTAAAACAATTTACTCAAACGGTTAAAGAAAGAGCACTTGGTGCGGATGTAATGGAATCATTAACACCAGGTCAACAAGTCATTAAGATTGTTCAAGAAGAATTAACTCATATTATGGGTGATGAACAAACAAAGATTAATATGAGTCAAAAGCCACCAACGGTTGTCATGATGGTTGGTTTGCAAGGTGCGGGTAAGACGACAACTGCAGGTAAATTAGCACTTAATATGCGTAAAAAACATAACAAAAAACCATTACTAATTGCAGGAGACATATATAGACCCGCTGCAATCAATCAACTCAAAACAGTTGGTAAGCAAATAGATATACCAGTATTTTCATTAGGAGATCAAGTTTCCCCAGTGGAAATTGCCAAACAAGGACTACAACATGCGAAAGAGGAACATTTGGATTTCGTTATTATCGATACAGCAGGTAGACTTCATATTGATGGAGATTTGATGGAAGAGCTATCTAACATTAAAGAATTAGTGAATCCAGATGAAATCATGCTTGTTGTCGATGCGATGACAGGTCAAGATGCCGTGAATGTCGCTGAAAGTTTTAATGATCAACTAGATATTACTGGTGTAACATTAACGAAGTTAGACGGTGATACGCGTGGTGGTGCTGCATTAAGTATTAGAGCAGTGACTGAGAAGCCGATTAAATTTATCGGGATGAGTGAGAAGATGGATGGTTTAGAGCCGTTCCATCCTGAACGAATGGCAAGTCGTATTCTCGGTATGGGAGATGTGATGAGTCTAATTGAGAAAGCTCAAGGTCAGATCGATGAAGACAAGGCGAAAGAGATGGAACAGCGTATGCGCAAAAACGAATTCTCTTTCAATGATTTTTTAACGAGTATGGATCAAATGCAAAATATGGGCGGCCTCGAAACAATTCTTGGAATGTTCCCAGGTGTGAATAAAAAAATGTTGAATAATGCGAACTTCGATGAGCGACAAATTGACTATTTCAAAGCGATTATCTTATCAATGACAGATGAAGAGCGAGACCAACCGGCAATTATTAACCCATCTCGAAAGAAGCGTATCGCTAAAGGTTCGGGTAGACCGTTATCTGAAGTGAATAAGTTATTGAAACAATTCAATGAAATGAAGAAGATGATGAAGCAATTCACAGGAAATAAAGGAAAAGGTAAGAAAGGCCGTAAAGGCAACCCATTCGCAGGGATGAACTTGCCATTTTAA
- a CDS encoding sigma factor-like helix-turn-helix DNA-binding protein, with the protein MSQSIEDIIYINELIDMYNPFLSEKQQKYLDLYYAKDYSLTEISELYHISKQAVSNNLSRTIQQLEEYEQTTQWLQKKLDIQKQLHSIQRQIEKIYSDSTESHHTLKEKDELKESIDDLLNIVNTL; encoded by the coding sequence ATGAGTCAATCTATTGAAGATATAATTTATATTAATGAACTCATCGATATGTACAATCCATTCTTAAGTGAAAAACAACAAAAATATTTAGACCTATATTATGCGAAAGATTATTCACTGACTGAAATTAGTGAACTATATCATATTAGTAAACAAGCAGTGTCTAATAACTTATCAAGAACAATTCAACAATTAGAGGAGTATGAACAGACTACGCAGTGGTTACAAAAAAAGTTGGATATACAAAAACAATTACACAGCATACAGCGTCAGATTGAAAAAATATATTCGGATTCAACAGAAAGTCATCACACTCTGAAAGAAAAAGACGAGTTGAAAGAATCTATAGATGATTTATTAAATATTGTAAATACGTTATAA